In a genomic window of Cyanobacteria bacterium GSL.Bin1:
- a CDS encoding Uma2 family endonuclease, whose product MLTFPLTLNVKPVNLSDEQFYQLCLANPDIPMERSRNGELIVMSPVGGYSGNQELELGADLTLWNRQTQLGKVFSSSTIFNLPNGGDRSPDAAWVELSRWQSLTPEQRKKFPPIAPDFILELRSPSDTLASLQGKMAEYLISGVRLGWLFNPQDQEVEIYRQGKEKEVRQLPTKLSGEDVLPGFVLSIERFENYA is encoded by the coding sequence ATGTTAACGTTTCCCTTAACTTTAAATGTCAAACCGGTTAATCTCAGTGATGAGCAATTTTATCAACTTTGTCTAGCCAACCCAGACATTCCAATGGAACGATCGCGCAATGGAGAATTAATTGTTATGAGTCCGGTTGGCGGATACAGTGGGAATCAAGAACTTGAATTAGGGGCTGATTTAACTTTATGGAATCGTCAAACGCAACTGGGAAAAGTGTTTAGTTCTTCCACCATTTTTAACTTACCCAATGGCGGTGATCGTTCTCCAGATGCAGCCTGGGTGGAATTATCCCGCTGGCAATCTTTAACACCTGAACAACGAAAAAAATTTCCCCCAATTGCCCCCGATTTTATTTTAGAGTTACGTTCTCCTAGCGATACTTTAGCGAGTCTCCAAGGAAAAATGGCAGAATATTTAATCAGTGGTGTGAGGTTAGGGTGGTTATTTAATCCTCAAGATCAGGAAGTAGAAATTTATCGTCAAGGGAAAGAAAAAGAAGTGCGCCAATTACCAACAAAACTATCTGGAGAAGACGTATTGCCCGGCTTTGTTTTATCAATTGAACGATTTGAAAATTATGCTTGA
- a CDS encoding dipeptide ABC transporter ATP-binding protein, producing the protein MSEALLSLKHLKISYSTRLSSSVTTAVDDVSLSLQAGERLGLVGESGCGKSTLGRAVMHLLRNATVEGDLRFQGESILKMTPSRLRKFRGEAVSLVFQDPMTRLNPLMTIGTHCLETLQAHRPQLSQKEAKKSAIAALEAVKIPANRWSQYPHEFSGGMRQRVAIALALLLEPKLIIADEPTTSLDVTVSAEILQELTRLCQEKNVGLLLISHDLALVGEYCDRVAVMYQGKLVEEGKAEQVLSQPDHNYTQSLLNAALHLHVNPQQASNSAKEIPLLRVENLVQHYTLEQNLIQQLLKKEPTIIKAVDGVSFELFPGEILGLVGESGCGKSTLSRSILQLVRPTSGKVDFSGKDLTTLSDITVRKFRRHIQMIFQDPLACLNPLMKVGESIADPLFIHQLATAKEAKEKVKAILEKVGLTPVEEYYHRYPKDLSGGQQQRVSIARSLITNPQLMICDEPVSMLDATVQTQVLDLMRSLKDEFNLTYLFITHDLSVARFLCNRIAVMNQGKIVELRETEALFNSPQHPYTKTLLKAAPQLKVSSS; encoded by the coding sequence ATGTCTGAGGCTCTACTGTCTCTGAAGCACCTAAAAATTAGTTACTCCACTCGCTTATCTTCTAGTGTAACAACTGCCGTTGATGATGTTTCCCTTTCTTTACAAGCAGGAGAACGATTGGGATTAGTAGGAGAATCGGGGTGTGGCAAATCAACCCTAGGACGGGCGGTCATGCACTTGTTAAGGAATGCAACAGTAGAAGGGGATCTGCGATTTCAGGGCGAATCAATTCTCAAGATGACGCCGTCACGCCTGCGCAAATTTCGCGGGGAAGCAGTTTCCCTGGTGTTCCAAGATCCGATGACGCGCTTAAATCCTTTGATGACCATTGGCACTCACTGCTTGGAAACCCTGCAAGCCCATCGTCCCCAATTATCGCAAAAGGAAGCAAAAAAAAGCGCGATCGCTGCTTTGGAAGCGGTGAAAATTCCGGCGAATCGCTGGTCACAATATCCCCATGAATTCAGCGGGGGAATGCGTCAACGGGTTGCCATTGCTTTAGCCTTATTACTAGAACCAAAATTAATTATTGCCGATGAACCAACGACAAGTTTAGATGTTACGGTTTCGGCAGAAATTTTACAAGAACTGACCCGTTTATGTCAGGAAAAAAATGTCGGGTTACTGTTAATTTCTCATGACTTAGCCTTAGTGGGAGAATACTGCGATCGCGTGGCAGTCATGTACCAAGGAAAACTAGTGGAAGAGGGCAAGGCAGAACAAGTTTTATCCCAGCCAGATCATAATTATACACAGTCACTATTAAACGCCGCGCTTCATCTTCACGTTAATCCTCAACAAGCATCCAACTCAGCAAAAGAAATCCCGCTTTTACGAGTAGAAAATCTCGTTCAGCACTACACCTTAGAACAAAATTTAATTCAACAATTACTAAAAAAAGAGCCGACAATTATCAAAGCTGTCGATGGGGTCAGTTTTGAATTATTTCCAGGAGAAATTTTAGGCTTAGTGGGTGAGTCGGGTTGTGGCAAAAGTACTTTATCTCGGAGTATTTTACAGTTGGTCCGTCCTACTTCCGGAAAAGTTGATTTCAGCGGAAAAGATTTAACGACATTATCAGATATTACTGTACGAAAATTTCGTCGTCACATTCAGATGATTTTCCAAGATCCCTTAGCTTGCTTAAACCCATTAATGAAAGTGGGAGAAAGTATCGCTGATCCCTTATTTATTCATCAGCTAGCCACTGCCAAAGAAGCAAAAGAAAAAGTAAAAGCGATTTTAGAAAAAGTGGGATTAACACCAGTCGAAGAATACTATCACCGCTATCCAAAAGATTTATCAGGCGGTCAACAACAACGGGTTTCCATTGCGCGATCGTTAATTACCAATCCACAACTGATGATTTGTGATGAACCAGTGAGTATGTTAGATGCAACGGTACAAACACAAGTTTTAGACTTAATGCGATCCCTCAAAGATGAGTTTAATTTGACCTATCTATTTATTACTCACGATCTCTCAGTTGCGAGATTTTTATGTAACCGCATTGCTGTAATGAATCAAGGAAAAATTGTAGAATTAAGAGAAACCGAAGCCCTTTTTAATTCCCCTCAACATCCTTATACAAAAACACTACTTAAAGCTGCCCCACAGTTAAAAGTGAGTTCTTCTTAA
- a CDS encoding nucleotide sugar dehydrogenase encodes MRVCVIGTGYVGLVTGVCLSHAGHDVICVDNNEEKVKLMQGGQPPIYEPQLSELMQASTQAGRLEFTTDLGKGVEHGEILFIAVGTPALPNGESDTRYVEAVAKGIGYHLDGSYKVIVNKSTVPIGSGDWVRMIVLDGLNERLQELGQGSNLNSARDAEFDVVSNPEFLREGSAVYDTFNPDRIVLGGNSEKALMMMQELYKPIVKREFAEDSSSSPVDVVVTDLSSAEMIKYAANAFLATKISFINEVANICDRVGADVTQVAKGIGLDSRIGHKFLQAGIGWGGSCFPKDVSALIHTADDYNYEAELLKSAVSVNKRQRLLVVEKLQKELKILKGKVIGLLGLTFKPNTDDMRDAPALNIITELTRLGAKVKAYDPIVSQSGIRDGLSNVIVETDAERLADNCDALVLVTDWQQFLSLDYEKMAGLMNSPVMIDGRNFLDREALQGVGFHYLGMGR; translated from the coding sequence ATGCGTGTTTGTGTTATTGGAACAGGTTACGTCGGCTTAGTGACGGGTGTCTGTCTATCTCATGCTGGACATGACGTTATTTGTGTTGATAATAACGAAGAAAAAGTTAAATTAATGCAAGGGGGACAACCGCCGATTTATGAGCCGCAACTCTCAGAATTAATGCAGGCTTCAACGCAAGCAGGTCGTCTCGAGTTTACGACGGATCTAGGCAAAGGGGTCGAGCATGGCGAAATCCTTTTTATTGCTGTGGGAACGCCAGCACTGCCCAATGGCGAAAGTGACACTCGCTACGTCGAAGCAGTTGCAAAGGGGATTGGCTATCACCTAGATGGCAGTTACAAAGTAATTGTTAATAAATCAACCGTTCCTATTGGTTCGGGTGACTGGGTACGGATGATTGTTCTTGATGGGCTCAATGAACGTCTCCAAGAATTAGGACAGGGCAGTAACCTGAATTCAGCGAGAGACGCTGAGTTCGATGTGGTTAGTAATCCCGAGTTTTTACGGGAGGGTTCTGCCGTTTATGATACCTTTAACCCGGATCGGATTGTTTTGGGCGGCAATAGTGAGAAAGCTCTGATGATGATGCAAGAGTTATACAAACCGATTGTCAAACGCGAGTTTGCTGAGGATTCCTCGAGTTCCCCTGTGGATGTGGTTGTAACCGATCTCAGTTCTGCAGAAATGATTAAATATGCAGCCAATGCGTTTCTCGCCACAAAGATTAGTTTTATTAACGAAGTTGCTAACATCTGCGATCGCGTGGGCGCGGATGTCACCCAAGTCGCAAAAGGGATTGGTTTAGATTCTCGGATTGGACATAAATTCTTACAAGCAGGAATCGGCTGGGGGGGATCCTGTTTTCCCAAAGATGTTTCTGCCTTGATTCACACCGCGGATGATTACAATTATGAAGCAGAACTTTTAAAGTCAGCAGTTAGTGTTAATAAACGACAACGCCTTTTAGTGGTTGAAAAACTGCAAAAAGAACTGAAAATCCTAAAAGGAAAAGTGATTGGCTTACTCGGACTGACCTTTAAGCCAAATACCGATGATATGCGGGATGCTCCGGCTCTAAACATTATTACCGAGTTAACTCGTTTAGGGGCAAAAGTGAAGGCATACGACCCGATTGTTTCTCAGTCAGGGATTCGTGACGGGTTATCAAACGTAATTGTCGAGACTGATGCTGAACGCCTCGCTGATAATTGTGATGCCTTAGTTTTAGTAACGGATTGGCAGCAATTTTTATCCCTTGATTATGAAAAAATGGCAGGATTAATGAATAGTCCAGTTATGATTGACGGGCGTAACTTCTTAGATCGAGAAGCGTTACAGGGAGTTGGTTTTCATTATCTTGGCATGGGGCGTTAA
- the acs gene encoding acetate--CoA ligase — protein MSPTIIESVLQEKRLFPPPEELSRHAHVNSLEAYQKLYEQAKADPQKFWGELAEQELDWFQPWDQVLDWQPPFAQWFVNGKINITYNCLDRHLTTSRKNKTALIWEGEPGDSRTLTYAQLHREVCQMANVMKQLGVKKGDKVGIYLPMIPEAAIAMLACARIGAPHTVVFGGFSADALRNRLVDAKAKLVITADGGFRKDKVVALKPEVDQALANNGAPSVEKVLVVQRTKAEIHMEPGRDHWWHDLQPQASAECPAEVMDSEDMLFILYTSGTTGKPKGVVHTTGGYNLYTHVTFKWAFDLQETDVHWCTADVGWITGHSYIVYGPLSNGATTLMYEGTTRPSKPDAIWEIVEKYGVTIFYTAPTAIRALMKMGDRYPKGRDLSSLRILGTVGEPINPEAWMWYHKVIGGERCPIVDTWWQTETGGCMLTPLPGATPTKPGSTTFPFPGIIADVVDAQGNSVGDNQGGYLVIKSPWPSMIRTVYGNDDRYRRTYWEQIPPQDGQYFYFSGDGARRDPDGYFWVMGRVDDVLNVSGHRLGTMEIESALVSHPAVAEAAVVGRPDKVKGEEVFAFVILEGDYQANNQLKAELRQHVVKEIGAIARPGEIRFTDALPKTRSGKIIRRFLRNLAAGEEVAGDTSTLEDRSVLEQLRQET, from the coding sequence CAAGTCCTTGATTGGCAACCCCCCTTTGCCCAGTGGTTTGTCAATGGCAAAATCAATATTACCTATAACTGCTTAGACCGCCATCTCACAACCTCGCGCAAGAATAAAACCGCGTTAATTTGGGAGGGAGAACCCGGCGACTCCCGGACTTTAACCTATGCCCAACTCCATCGCGAAGTGTGCCAGATGGCAAATGTGATGAAACAGTTGGGTGTGAAAAAAGGCGATAAAGTGGGGATTTATCTGCCCATGATCCCTGAAGCAGCCATTGCAATGTTGGCTTGTGCCCGCATTGGCGCACCCCATACGGTTGTGTTTGGCGGGTTTAGTGCCGATGCCTTGCGCAATCGCTTGGTCGATGCCAAAGCAAAACTAGTGATTACTGCTGATGGCGGTTTTCGGAAGGATAAAGTCGTTGCCCTCAAGCCGGAAGTTGATCAAGCCTTAGCTAATAATGGGGCGCCCAGTGTCGAAAAGGTACTGGTTGTCCAACGAACCAAAGCCGAAATTCACATGGAACCCGGACGAGACCATTGGTGGCACGACCTGCAACCCCAAGCGTCTGCTGAGTGTCCGGCGGAAGTGATGGACAGCGAAGATATGCTCTTCATTCTCTACACGTCTGGAACAACCGGGAAACCGAAAGGCGTGGTGCATACCACTGGCGGCTATAACCTCTACACCCATGTCACATTTAAGTGGGCTTTTGATTTACAAGAGACTGACGTTCATTGGTGTACCGCCGATGTCGGTTGGATTACCGGACACAGCTATATTGTTTATGGTCCCTTATCGAACGGGGCAACCACTTTGATGTATGAAGGGACGACCCGCCCCTCTAAACCCGATGCCATTTGGGAAATTGTTGAAAAATATGGTGTCACGATTTTCTATACTGCTCCCACCGCAATTCGGGCTTTAATGAAAATGGGAGATCGGTATCCAAAAGGACGGGATTTATCGTCGCTGCGCATTCTAGGGACAGTGGGCGAACCCATCAACCCGGAAGCTTGGATGTGGTACCACAAAGTGATTGGCGGCGAACGTTGTCCGATTGTTGATACCTGGTGGCAAACGGAAACCGGCGGCTGTATGCTAACCCCTTTACCAGGGGCAACTCCGACCAAACCCGGCTCAACCACTTTCCCCTTCCCCGGAATTATCGCGGATGTGGTGGATGCCCAAGGCAATTCCGTTGGCGATAATCAAGGGGGTTATTTAGTTATTAAGTCCCCTTGGCCCAGTATGATCCGGACGGTGTACGGCAATGATGATCGGTATCGTCGGACCTATTGGGAACAAATTCCCCCGCAAGATGGGCAATACTTCTATTTTTCTGGGGATGGTGCCCGTCGCGACCCAGACGGTTATTTCTGGGTAATGGGTCGGGTTGATGATGTCCTCAATGTCTCGGGACATCGCCTGGGGACCATGGAGATTGAGTCGGCTTTAGTGTCTCACCCGGCAGTCGCGGAAGCAGCCGTGGTAGGCAGACCCGATAAAGTAAAAGGAGAAGAAGTCTTCGCTTTTGTCATCCTAGAAGGAGATTATCAAGCTAATAATCAGTTAAAGGCGGAGTTGAGACAGCATGTGGTGAAAGAAATTGGCGCGATCGCGCGCCCGGGAGAAATTCGGTTCACTGATGCCCTGCCAAAAACCCGCTCCGGTAAAATTATCCGTCGCTTTTTACGTAATTTAGCCGCAGGGGAAGAAGTCGCTGGTGATACTTCAACGCTAGAAGATCGCAGTGTTTTAGAGCAGTTACGCCAGGAAACATAA
- the patD gene encoding heterocyst frequency control protein PatD encodes MLPLSYRNAYQRFLEKLNQLQRQLQEEANPVTLKSVFSELQQQFQEEIMSLTGEELTGETLSRWQSSQTEVHRLMRLLQNEMMFLQTSQRSETSQQRLARVRDRVAKLIHFATAFTEE; translated from the coding sequence ATGTTACCCCTATCTTATCGGAACGCTTACCAGAGGTTTTTAGAGAAGTTAAATCAGTTACAGAGACAGCTTCAAGAAGAGGCTAATCCCGTAACGTTGAAGTCTGTTTTTTCGGAATTGCAGCAACAATTCCAGGAAGAAATTATGTCTTTAACGGGAGAAGAACTCACGGGTGAAACCTTATCTCGTTGGCAATCTTCCCAAACGGAAGTTCATCGTCTGATGCGCTTATTACAAAACGAGATGATGTTCTTGCAAACCTCACAGAGGAGTGAGACTTCTCAACAACGTTTAGCCAGAGTGCGCGATCGCGTGGCAAAATTAATTCATTTCGCGACTGCATTTACAGAAGAATGA
- a CDS encoding NAD-dependent epimerase/dehydratase family protein, translated as MRILVTGGAGFIGSHLIDRLMSEGHEVICLDNFYTGRKDNIKHWLSNPYFEAIRHDITEPIRLEIDQIYHLACPASPVHYQFNPVKTVKTNVMGTLHMLGLAKRVKARFLLASTSEVYGDPEVHPQPEEYRGNVSCTGIRSCYDEGKRIAETLAFDYHRDNGVEIRVARIFNTYGPRMLENDGRVVSNFVAQSLRNEPITVYGDGSQTRSFCYVSDLVDGLIRLMNGNYMGPVNLGNPGEYTILELAQMIQGMINPDLGIAYKPLPQDDPKKRQPDITKAKEILGWDPHVPLEAGLEFLIEDFRDRYAFHSQSVTQS; from the coding sequence ATGAGAATCTTAGTAACTGGCGGTGCTGGTTTTATTGGCTCCCACCTCATTGATCGTTTAATGTCAGAAGGACACGAGGTTATTTGTCTCGATAACTTCTACACTGGACGCAAAGATAATATCAAACATTGGTTGAGCAATCCCTACTTTGAAGCAATCCGTCATGATATTACAGAACCGATCCGTTTAGAAATCGATCAAATTTACCACCTTGCTTGTCCCGCTTCTCCGGTTCATTATCAGTTTAACCCGGTCAAGACGGTCAAAACCAATGTCATGGGAACTTTGCATATGTTAGGGCTCGCCAAACGGGTTAAAGCTCGATTTTTACTGGCTTCCACCTCCGAAGTTTATGGCGATCCGGAAGTGCATCCCCAACCGGAAGAATATCGTGGCAATGTGAGTTGTACAGGGATTCGCAGTTGTTACGACGAAGGAAAACGCATTGCTGAAACGCTAGCATTTGACTACCACCGGGATAATGGCGTTGAGATCCGAGTTGCCCGGATCTTCAATACCTATGGACCTCGAATGTTAGAGAATGACGGTCGTGTGGTCAGTAATTTTGTTGCTCAATCGTTGCGTAATGAACCGATTACGGTTTATGGAGATGGCTCACAAACCCGTAGCTTCTGCTATGTCTCAGACTTAGTGGATGGGCTAATTCGTCTCATGAATGGCAATTATATGGGACCGGTGAATTTAGGGAACCCAGGAGAATATACGATCTTAGAACTTGCTCAGATGATCCAAGGCATGATTAATCCTGATCTCGGAATTGCGTATAAACCCTTACCTCAAGATGATCCCAAGAAACGGCAGCCCGATATTACAAAAGCGAAAGAAATTTTGGGCTGGGACCCCCATGTTCCCCTAGAAGCTGGGTTAGAATTCTTGATTGAAGATTTTCGCGATCGGTATGCTTTCCATTCTCAATCTGTCACCCAATCCTAA
- the dacB gene encoding D-alanyl-D-alanine carboxypeptidase/D-alanyl-D-alanine-endopeptidase, which produces MLACFTLSLTNTKVLANNSDSNSEAFCPQQLPEKIDQIIEETTEGSRWGMIIQSSLSETILYQRNPDQFFIPASNVKLLTTAAALNELTPQFKLITPIFAQGTAPELQTLQIIGKGDPSLNSNDLEQLAKTLNQKGVRSIATLILETGYFDSPAINPTWEWEDVYAAYGTAVNSLILDENAVTLTLRPQKIEEVAKVAWDNDIAASQWQLQGEAMTAPPHTDYQVELQRKFGTSQLNLSGKLPQDIETDVWQLAIPNPDYYFRDVLLKKLGEQGIKVNQVQFSDAALVPVAGEPIIELDSPAVSKLIQEVNRNSNNLYAEALLKVLMAETQKEVIKEQLTQLGVSPNSYYLADGSGLSRRNLVTPRAIAQLLQGMLSSKNAASFQSSLAVAGVNGTLENRFQGTPLQGNLKAKTGSLTGISALSGYLNLPNYQPLVLSIFLNHSQRLASEQRATIDQLLLLLTQLKSC; this is translated from the coding sequence ATTTTAGCTTGCTTTACTTTATCGCTAACCAATACCAAGGTATTAGCAAACAATAGTGATTCCAATTCAGAAGCTTTTTGTCCACAACAGTTACCCGAAAAAATTGATCAGATTATTGAAGAGACTACAGAGGGTTCTCGCTGGGGAATGATCATTCAATCTTCGCTTTCTGAAACGATCTTATATCAACGCAACCCAGATCAATTTTTTATTCCTGCTTCTAACGTTAAATTATTGACAACTGCAGCGGCTTTAAATGAATTAACCCCTCAATTTAAATTGATAACGCCTATTTTTGCTCAAGGGACCGCACCGGAATTGCAAACATTACAGATTATTGGTAAAGGAGATCCTTCTTTAAATAGTAATGATTTAGAGCAACTGGCAAAGACATTAAACCAAAAGGGAGTTCGTTCTATTGCAACCCTCATTTTAGAAACGGGATATTTTGATTCTCCTGCGATTAATCCCACTTGGGAATGGGAAGATGTTTATGCAGCTTATGGAACCGCAGTGAATAGTTTAATCTTAGATGAAAATGCGGTCACATTAACCTTACGTCCGCAAAAGATTGAGGAAGTGGCAAAAGTGGCTTGGGATAATGATATTGCGGCGTCACAATGGCAATTGCAGGGAGAAGCAATGACCGCGCCACCTCATACCGATTATCAAGTTGAATTACAACGAAAGTTTGGCACTTCACAACTTAATTTAAGCGGAAAACTCCCCCAAGATATTGAAACTGATGTTTGGCAATTAGCGATTCCCAATCCTGATTATTATTTTCGAGATGTTCTCCTAAAAAAACTCGGAGAACAAGGAATTAAGGTTAATCAAGTCCAATTTTCAGATGCAGCCTTGGTTCCAGTCGCGGGTGAACCTATTATAGAACTTGATTCTCCTGCTGTCAGTAAATTGATTCAAGAAGTGAATCGTAATAGTAATAATTTATATGCAGAAGCCTTGTTAAAAGTGTTAATGGCAGAAACCCAAAAAGAAGTAATCAAAGAACAATTAACACAACTAGGTGTTTCTCCGAACAGTTATTATTTAGCAGATGGATCCGGACTTTCGCGACGGAATTTAGTAACTCCTCGCGCGATCGCGCAACTATTGCAAGGAATGTTGAGTAGTAAAAATGCAGCAAGCTTTCAGTCTTCTCTCGCCGTAGCTGGTGTAAACGGAACTTTAGAAAATCGGTTTCAAGGAACACCATTACAGGGCAATTTAAAGGCAAAAACAGGAAGTCTTACTGGTATTTCTGCTTTATCCGGCTATCTTAACCTACCCAATTATCAACCGTTAGTCTTGAGTATTTTTCTCAATCATTCTCAACGTTTAGCATCGGAACAGAGGGCAACTATTGATCAACTGCTCTTGTTATTAACACAATTAAAAAGTTGCTAA
- a CDS encoding GYD domain-containing protein: MATYIILSNLTDSGAETIKKRPGRIKEVNKELEAHGVKVVSQYALLGPYDFLNIVEGPDNETMARVAAELSSRGSVKVLTMAAIPIDDFISRFE; encoded by the coding sequence ATGGCTACATACATCATTTTGAGCAACCTGACTGATTCTGGAGCTGAGACAATTAAAAAAAGACCCGGGCGCATCAAAGAGGTCAACAAGGAATTAGAAGCTCATGGGGTGAAAGTCGTTTCTCAATACGCCCTATTAGGCCCTTATGATTTCCTCAATATTGTCGAGGGACCCGACAACGAAACGATGGCACGAGTGGCTGCTGAGTTGTCGTCACGAGGTAGCGTAAAGGTTCTCACGATGGCTGCTATTCCCATTGATGATTTCATCTCTCGTTTCGAGTGA
- a CDS encoding phosphate acetyltransferase: MTSSLYISTTEAGSGKALISLGIMELILRKTNKVAFFRPVIRKEPLGKQDEDISLILTYFNLNQAYEQSFGLYVEEVQALMNRSNYNEVLDRIIVKYKKLQQDYDFILCESSDYLGQVSAFEFNLNTEIAKNLGCPILILGNADRRSVEEAVAPVKMSLESYLARDCQVAGIVFNKASPELSVQLPIALENQFENTNYLISVIPYDPRLSSPRVKEIAQQLQAKVLYGHNRLDNLVLDYVIAAMRLEHAITWLKEDCLIITPGDRSDIIVGLLQAHQSVNYPHLSGILLSGDLQPDSSIRQLIDGLYDPIPILSVTTNTYETSEQVKQVHTSLVSNDDVTPSVKVDREKIALSIHLFDDYVDLSRLEEQINTIKIKGITPKMFTYNLLQEAKSQKQHIVLPEGEEIRILKAAAFLSSRDIVNLTLLGKPEKIEQLINQNRISLDTRQVKIIDPATAEQFESYAEEFYQLRKHKGITPELAREYLLDVSYFGTMMVYAGEADGMVSGAVHTTQHTLRPALQLIKTKPGCDLVSSVFFMCLEDRVLVYGDCAINPNPDAEQLAEIAIASADTATAFGIEPKIALLSYSSGTSGKGEQVEKVRTATAIARQRRPELKLEGPIQYDAAVDFTVGSQKIPNSEVAGQASVLIFPDLNTGNNTYKAVQRETGALAIGPIVQGLAKPVNDLSRGCTVDDIINTVAITIIQSQALKKHTR; the protein is encoded by the coding sequence ATGACAAGTTCTCTATATATCAGTACGACTGAAGCCGGGAGTGGAAAAGCTCTGATTTCTTTGGGAATTATGGAACTCATTCTCAGAAAAACCAATAAGGTCGCTTTTTTTCGACCGGTCATTAGAAAAGAGCCTCTAGGCAAGCAAGATGAAGATATTAGTTTAATTCTGACTTATTTTAATCTTAATCAAGCCTATGAGCAATCTTTTGGCTTATATGTCGAAGAAGTGCAAGCCCTAATGAATCGGAGTAACTATAACGAGGTCTTAGACAGAATTATTGTCAAATATAAAAAATTACAGCAAGATTATGACTTTATTTTATGTGAAAGTTCTGACTATTTAGGACAAGTTTCTGCTTTTGAATTTAATTTGAATACAGAAATTGCTAAAAATTTAGGTTGTCCGATTCTGATTTTAGGAAATGCTGATCGCAGAAGTGTGGAAGAGGCAGTTGCTCCGGTTAAAATGTCTCTTGAATCTTATCTGGCTCGGGACTGTCAAGTCGCTGGCATCGTTTTTAATAAAGCCAGTCCGGAACTCTCGGTACAACTCCCAATTGCGTTAGAGAATCAATTTGAGAATACGAATTATTTAATTTCTGTTATTCCTTATGATCCCAGGCTCAGTAGTCCAAGAGTGAAAGAAATTGCCCAACAGCTGCAAGCGAAAGTGCTTTATGGACACAATCGGCTCGATAATTTGGTCCTCGACTATGTGATTGCGGCGATGAGGTTAGAACATGCCATTACTTGGCTCAAAGAAGATTGTTTAATTATTACGCCCGGCGATCGCAGCGATATTATTGTCGGTTTGCTCCAAGCCCATCAGTCGGTGAACTATCCTCATTTATCAGGCATTTTACTCTCAGGGGACTTGCAACCCGACTCCTCAATTCGACAGCTCATTGATGGTCTTTATGACCCAATCCCAATTCTCTCGGTTACTACTAATACTTATGAAACCTCTGAGCAAGTCAAACAAGTTCATACCTCCTTAGTCAGTAACGATGATGTTACCCCTTCTGTGAAAGTGGATCGGGAGAAAATTGCTTTGAGTATTCATTTATTTGACGATTATGTTGATTTGAGCCGACTCGAAGAGCAAATCAATACGATTAAAATCAAGGGGATTACCCCCAAGATGTTTACTTACAATCTATTACAAGAAGCGAAATCCCAGAAACAGCATATTGTCTTGCCAGAAGGAGAAGAGATTAGAATTCTCAAAGCAGCAGCGTTTCTCAGCAGTCGAGATATTGTTAATCTAACGCTGTTAGGAAAACCGGAAAAAATTGAGCAACTTATTAATCAAAATCGCATCTCCTTGGACACCCGTCAGGTCAAAATTATCGATCCGGCAACGGCTGAACAATTTGAATCTTATGCGGAAGAGTTTTATCAATTGAGAAAGCACAAGGGAATCACCCCAGAACTGGCTCGTGAATATTTACTCGATGTCTCTTACTTTGGCACGATGATGGTCTATGCCGGGGAAGCAGATGGCATGGTATCTGGTGCCGTTCATACAACTCAGCATACTCTAAGACCGGCGTTGCAACTCATTAAAACGAAGCCCGGTTGTGATCTGGTTTCTTCTGTCTTTTTTATGTGTTTAGAAGATCGGGTACTAGTCTACGGTGATTGTGCCATTAATCCCAATCCCGATGCAGAACAGTTAGCAGAAATTGCCATTGCTTCGGCAGATACCGCCACTGCCTTTGGCATTGAACCCAAAATCGCTCTCTTGTCTTATTCTTCCGGGACTTCCGGTAAAGGAGAACAAGTGGAAAAAGTCAGAACCGCAACCGCGATCGCGCGCCAACGACGCCCGGAGTTAAAATTAGAAGGACCGATTCAGTATGATGCAGCGGTGGACTTTACCGTCGGTTCTCAGAAAATTCCGAACTCGGAGGTGGCAGGACAAGCATCAGTTCTTATCTTCCCTGACTTAAACACCGGAAACAATACCTACAAAGCCGTGCAAAGAGAAACCGGTGCCCTCGCGATCGGTCCCATTGTTCAAGGTTTAGCCAAACCGGTCAACGACCTCTCCCGGGGCTGCACGGTTGATGACATCATTAATACGGTCGCGATTACGATTATTCAAAGTCAGGCTCTTAAGAAACACACTCGCTAA